TCTTAATTGAAAGCATAATCATGTAAATATTGATAATCGTCACCAAGTGTTCCATCATTGGTGGTGATACTGGCTCTTTCAATGATGTTTTCTTCATCATTACCAAGAAGAGCAGGGATCACTTTTTCCATTAGAACACTACCAAAATGGTTTGAAGCATCTTTTGGTAATTCACAGGGTAGGTTATCTACAGCCATTACAGAAATAACATTTTCCTTATCAAAAGTATCTATTGATTCTGTTGTTGGATTATATCCATAAATAGGATCAGAAATAGTGGAAGGTTGAATAGTACATGCTACAGGACCATCAATATCACAAGAAATATCAGCGACAACTCTAAGTCTGAAATTAGGGTCTTTGGCATCATCTCTAGTGAAGAAAAAGGGTGCATCATTTCCATAAAAATGTCCTGCGATAAACATATCTGATGTATGAGCAAAACGCAAGAAATTGTTCTCAAAATCTTGAGGATTGTTGAAGAAATCTCTTGATTCGAAACTAGTTTTTTCTCGGTGTTTTACATAATCTGCAATATCAATATGGCAATAAACAGCCTCGTCTCCAGCATAGTTTAAATATTCCTCTACCGATAATTTTTTCAAAGGAAGTTG
The genomic region above belongs to Flavobacteriales bacterium and contains:
- a CDS encoding NAD(P)-dependent oxidoreductase; this encodes MKIGILREGKTPPDERVPLSPAHCEELIARYPELEIVVQPSEIRCFTDNDYVDLGIPLQKNLEDCDVIMGVKEVPINYLIPNKKFFFFSHTIKEQPYNKKLIKAVLKNKIQLVDYETIRNSNNQRLIGFGRFAGIVGAYNGILTLGKRAKSFELKPAHLCEDKKELDQELAKVVFPKGYKIVLTGRGRVAHGSLEILEQLPLKKLSVEEYLNYAGDEAVYCHIDIADYVKHREKTSFESRDFFNNPQDFENNFLRFAHTSDMFIAGHFYGNDAPFFFTRDDAKDPNFRLRVVADISCDIDGPVACTIQPSTISDPIYGYNPTTESIDTFDKENVISVMAVDNLPCELPKDASNHFGSVLMEKVIPALLGNDEENIIERASITTNDGTLGDDYQYLHDYAFN